A window of Methanothermobacter sp. genomic DNA:
CGTTTATTACATTTAGTATGGAAATATTTAACTGCTTCGGCTTGTAAGACCAATCATATTAATAGAACAATTTTCAAGAACAAAACTTAAAACCTTTTTAAGAATTCTCAGTGAAAGTCCCGCCAATGATCTTGGAAAGGAAAGTTCATTCGCACATTTTTCAAAACTAGCGAATAAAGAATTGATGATCTCTATATTCCTTTACTTGCCAAAGTGTGGATCAATGATGTCTTTCATCGGCTAGAATAAAATTTTATGAATGTTTAATTATGTGGGAAAAATTTATATAGCACATTTTCAGAGAGTTATGATGTAATCCTAAGGAAAGGGTGTAAAAAAATGAAAAAGTTTTTATTACTTGCAATCATGTTCTTCATTTTAATGAACGGTGTTCATGGCGCTGATCTTTCCTATACTGAGATTTCTGTAGCCTCTAAGTTAATTGAAAATTATGGTTCTTCTAATGGTAAAATACCGAACGGAATTATCCTAAATAATAAAAACATTTCCATGAATGATTACCTCTATGCAGCGGCGACTACAACAATAAACTTAAACACTAACCAGAAAAAGACAATAAAAACCAACAACTACCAACCACCAACAAACCCACCCACCTACAGCGCAACAGGAACACTCACAAAAACAGCATACCTACAAACAGCCCAAAACATCAAAAAATACATGGAAACCAACAAAAGATCACCAAATTATGTCAGCACAAGCATTGGTAAAGTGAACTACCAAAGCCTAATCTACGCCTACAGCAGGATAATAAACTTCTACAATACCAATGGAAGACTGCCAAATTCTATAAAAGTCATTGGACTCACAAATTCAGTAAATACCACAAATGTTACAAACAGTAATACTATAGTCATCGGCAGGACAACATATGGTGCAGTTGTGCGTGAAGGCCCTTATGGGAACCGCAATTCCCCTGATAAGGTGGTTTTTATAGTGGGTGTGCATCCTTTAGAGTCACAATCCCACAATGCGGTTATCGAGGCTATAAGGACCTTAAACAGATCTCTTAACAAATGTTACTACATTTATAGGGTGAATGTTACAATGGATGCGTCTGATTATGAGAAGGGTAGGCTCAATGGCGAATTATTAGCTAACCAATATGTAGTCCCTGATGTGAAAAAGATGTTACCAAAACTAGTAATTGATGTTCACTCAAATAGGGGCAATTATTTCGTGAAAAAGTTCTTATTTGTCCCCTATAATTCCACAGAAGCCAATAGAATAGCCAACATGATAAAAGATAAAGCAAGTTGGTTAACAATTTACGCTCCACCCACATCAAGCAGCGCTGCATCTGTTACCATACCTTTAATGAAGGCAGGCATACCATCGATAATATATGAAACATATGCCTGTGAACCATACATCCAAACATTCCAACAGGCCACGCAGATTGTTTCAATAATAGATAGCCTAGTCCTTTAAGTTATAAGAAGACCTTAAGATTAAAAAAAGGATAGGGTGTTTCGCTGAAAAGATCATAGAATCATCCAATTTAATAAGATAGATTCTTCCACTATAAATAACTTCAACTTTTTATCTTCTGTCAACTATCCTCCTCGGTCTTCCCCTTATCTTGTAAAATTCTAATTCCCCAGGACTTTTAAAATCAAATAGTATCTCAAATGTGCCATCTAAATAAGTGTGGTAAAGTTCTTTTTTTTCTCTGAAAAATCTTCTGAGAAAGTTTTCTTTTATGAGTTCCCTATCACATTCTTCTATTTCTTTGCATTCGATTGACACATGCATTGTAACGGGCCCTTCATCTTCGTCACCATATAGGAATGCTTCATATTCTCCAGTGAGATATTCCATGTTTTCCCTCT
This region includes:
- a CDS encoding pseudomurein-binding repeat-containing protein; the protein is MKKFLLLAIMFFILMNGVHGADLSYTEISVASKLIENYGSSNGKIPNGIILNNKNISMNDYLYAAATTTINLNTNQKKTIKTNNYQPPTNPPTYSATGTLTKTAYLQTAQNIKKYMETNKRSPNYVSTSIGKVNYQSLIYAYSRIINFYNTNGRLPNSIKVIGLTNSVNTTNVTNSNTIVIGRTTYGAVVREGPYGNRNSPDKVVFIVGVHPLESQSHNAVIEAIRTLNRSLNKCYYIYRVNVTMDASDYEKGRLNGELLANQYVVPDVKKMLPKLVIDVHSNRGNYFVKKFLFVPYNSTEANRIANMIKDKASWLTIYAPPTSSSAASVTIPLMKAGIPSIIYETYACEPYIQTFQQATQIVSIIDSLVL